In Eubalaena glacialis isolate mEubGla1 chromosome 4, mEubGla1.1.hap2.+ XY, whole genome shotgun sequence, one DNA window encodes the following:
- the HRH2 gene encoding histamine H2 receptor isoform X2, giving the protein MASNGTTSSFCLDPAALKITVSVVLTLLILITIAGNVVVCLVVGLNRRLRSLTNCFIVSLAITDLLLGLLVLPFSAFHQLSCRWNFGKVFCNIYTSLDVMLCTASILNLFMISLDRYCAVTDPLRYPMLVTPVRVTISLVLIWVISITLSFLSIHLGWNSRTETSSANHTIPKCKVQVNLVYGLVDGLVTFYLPLLVMCITYYRIFKIAWDQAKRIHNVGSWRAATIREHKATVTLAAVMGAFIICWFPYFTVFVYRGLKGDNAVNETFEAVVLWLGYANSALNPILYAALNRDFRTAYQQLFCCSPTDHNTHRTSLKSNSSQLMRIPSQGPRWQEERPLRLQVWSGTEVTAPQGATDRPCLCPPECWSV; this is encoded by the exons ATGGCGTCCAATGGCACGACCTCTTCCTTTTGTCTGGACCCTGCTGCGTTGAAGATCACCGTCAGCGTGGTCCTCACCCTCCTCATCCTCATCACCATCGCTGGCAATGTAGTCGTCTGCCTGGTGGTGGGCTTGAACCGCCGGCTCCGCAGTCTGACCAACTGCTTCATCGTGTCCTTGGCCATCACTGACCTGCTCCTCGGCCTCCTGGTGCTGCCCTTTTCGGCCTTCCACCAGCTGTCCTGCAGGTGGAACTTCGGCAAGGTCTTCTGCAATATCTATACCAGCCTAGATGTCATGCTCTGCACGGCCTCCATCCTCAACCTCTTCATGATCAGCCTCGACCGGTACTGCGCCGTCACAGATCCCCTGCGCTACCCCATGCTGGTCACCCCTGTCCGTGTCACCATCTCCCTGGTCTTAATTTGGGTCATCTCCATCACCCTATCCTTCCTGTCTATCCACCTGGGATGGAACAGCAGGACTGAGACCAGCAGTGCCAATCACACCATCCCAAAGTGCAAAGTCCAGGTCAACTTGGTGTATGGCCTGGTGGATGGGCTGGTCACCTTCTACCTGCCTCTGCTGGTCATGTGCATCACCTACTACCGCATCTTCAAGATCGCGTGGGATCAGGCCAAGAGGATCCATAACGTCGGCTCCTGGAGGGCAGCCACCATCAGGGAACACAAAGCCACAGTGACCCTGGCAGCCGTGATGGGGGCCTTCATCATCTGCTGGTTCCCCTACTTCACCGTGTTTGTTTACCGTGGGCTAAAAGGGGATAATGCCGTCAACGAGACCTTCGAAGCCGTGGTTCTGTGGCTGGGCTATGCCAACTCAGCCCTGAACCCCATCCTGTACGCTGCACTGAATAGAGACTTCCGCACGGCATACCAGCAGCTCTTCTGCTGCAGCCCCACTGACCACAACACCCACAGAACTTCTCTGAAGTCCAACAGCTCTCAGCTGATGAGGATTCCAAGCCAAGGACCCAGGTGGCAGGAAGAGAGGCCCCTGAGGCTCCAGGTGTGGAGTGGGACAGAGGTCACGGCCCCCCAGGGAGCCACAGACAG ACCATGCCTTTGCCCCCCAGAATGCTGGTCTGTGTGA